From Pelotomaculum isophthalicicum JI, one genomic window encodes:
- the carB gene encoding carbamoyl-phosphate synthase large subunit, with product MPKRNDIKKVLVIGSGPIVIGQAAEFDYAGTQACKALREEGISVVLVNSNPATIMTDLDIADLVYIEPLSWESLARIIARERPDGLLPTLGGQTGLNIAVELAEKGVLAEYKVKLLGTSLEAIKHAEDRELFKKLMLEIGEPVPDSAIAESVEECLSFASLNGYPVIVRPAYTLGGTGGGIAYNEFDLTEVASRGLKMSMIGQVLLEQSVAGWKEIEYEVMRDGANNCITICNMENIDPVGIHTGDSIVVAPSQTLSDKEYQLLRSASLRIIRALEVEGGCNVQFALDLKSMNYFVIEVNPRVSRSSALASKATGYPIAKMAAKIAIGLNLDEIVNPVTGKTTACFEPALDYVVVKIPRWPFDKFGSADRTLTTQMKATGEVMSIDRTFEGALMKAVRSLEVGVDSLHLRGAAAWSEMELQDNLSYPNDLRLFAIAEAFSRFWSMREIAQLTMIDYFYLSKIKKIIELECKLRAEGPKPSQDLLRRAKICGLPDSLIGRLTGRTARDVRALRKEYGVVPTYKIVDTCAAEFAAVTPYYYSTYEDEDEVPVSGRPKVLVLGSGPIRIGQGIEFDYCSVHSVWGLQKEGVEAVIINNNPETVSTDFDTADKLYFEPLTLEDVLNVIEKEKPLGVIVQFGGQTAINLTAGLVSMGVKILGTPVEGIDTAEDRGKFEKLLTELGVPQSEGKSATTVEAARDIAEKLGYPVLVRPSYVLGGRAMEIVNNTTELLKYMATAVQVSPRHPVLVDKYILGKEVEVDAIGDGRELFIPGIMEHIERAGVHSGDSIAVYPPQTLSRQVVEKIVEYTLKIGRALQICGLINIQYVVDDSGVYVLEVNPRASRTVPVLSKVTGVPMVQAATRTMLGRSLADLGYHPGLGPEHGFIAVKAPVFSFEKLSQVEISLGPEMKSTGEVMGVDRTFSHALYKAMQSAGLRVAFSGDVLFSVADRDKEEAIPLAREYAILGFRLQATTGTAEFLKKAGLAVHEVKETVTLVRSGNIALLINTPTRGKNRERPGFLLRRTAAEYKVPCLTSLDTARALSVVLHYLKQGGGPEPLSMAEFGA from the coding sequence ATGCCTAAGCGGAATGACATAAAAAAGGTTCTGGTAATAGGTTCCGGTCCGATTGTTATCGGTCAGGCTGCGGAATTCGACTATGCCGGTACCCAGGCCTGTAAGGCGTTGCGCGAAGAAGGTATTTCCGTGGTGCTGGTTAATTCCAACCCGGCTACCATTATGACTGATCTTGATATTGCGGATCTGGTTTACATAGAGCCGCTCTCATGGGAAAGCTTAGCCAGGATCATTGCCCGGGAACGCCCAGACGGACTGCTGCCTACCCTGGGCGGCCAGACCGGTCTGAATATTGCCGTGGAATTAGCGGAAAAAGGTGTGCTGGCTGAGTACAAAGTGAAGTTATTGGGAACCTCGCTGGAGGCTATTAAACATGCCGAAGACAGGGAGCTTTTTAAAAAGCTGATGCTCGAAATCGGTGAACCGGTGCCTGACAGCGCTATCGCTGAAAGCGTGGAAGAATGTCTTTCTTTCGCCAGTTTGAACGGTTATCCGGTCATTGTCAGGCCGGCTTATACCCTTGGCGGAACAGGCGGTGGGATTGCTTATAATGAGTTCGATTTAACTGAAGTTGCCAGCCGTGGCCTCAAGATGAGCATGATCGGCCAGGTGCTCCTGGAGCAAAGTGTTGCCGGATGGAAAGAGATAGAATACGAGGTAATGCGGGACGGCGCAAACAACTGTATTACTATTTGCAATATGGAAAACATCGACCCGGTTGGTATTCATACAGGGGACAGTATTGTCGTAGCCCCGTCTCAGACTCTTTCTGATAAAGAATATCAGCTCCTGCGGTCGGCTTCTTTGCGGATTATTCGCGCGCTGGAAGTGGAAGGTGGATGCAACGTCCAGTTTGCCCTCGATCTTAAAAGTATGAATTATTTTGTAATCGAGGTTAATCCCAGGGTCAGCCGCTCAAGCGCGCTGGCTTCCAAAGCTACCGGCTACCCGATAGCGAAGATGGCCGCCAAGATAGCCATTGGGCTTAATCTGGATGAGATTGTCAACCCCGTTACCGGCAAGACCACGGCCTGCTTCGAACCGGCTTTAGACTATGTGGTTGTGAAGATACCACGCTGGCCTTTTGACAAATTCGGCAGCGCTGACCGGACCCTGACTACTCAAATGAAGGCTACAGGGGAGGTTATGTCTATTGACCGTACTTTTGAAGGGGCGTTAATGAAAGCGGTGCGTTCTTTGGAGGTGGGTGTGGATAGCCTCCATTTGCGCGGGGCCGCTGCCTGGTCTGAGATGGAACTCCAGGATAATCTTTCATATCCCAACGATCTTCGCCTTTTTGCCATAGCCGAGGCTTTCAGTCGCTTTTGGAGTATGCGTGAAATAGCCCAACTTACCATGATCGATTATTTTTATCTTAGCAAAATAAAAAAAATAATTGAGCTGGAATGTAAGCTGCGTGCCGAGGGCCCCAAGCCCTCTCAGGATTTGTTGCGCCGCGCAAAAATTTGTGGTCTGCCTGACTCTTTGATCGGCCGCCTGACCGGACGGACGGCGCGAGACGTGCGCGCTTTGCGCAAGGAGTATGGGGTTGTTCCCACTTATAAAATTGTTGACACCTGTGCCGCCGAGTTTGCCGCTGTCACTCCCTATTATTATTCAACTTATGAAGATGAGGACGAGGTGCCGGTTTCCGGGCGGCCAAAAGTGCTTGTTTTAGGTTCAGGGCCGATTCGCATCGGGCAGGGTATAGAATTTGATTACTGTTCTGTTCATTCAGTATGGGGGTTGCAAAAGGAGGGCGTCGAAGCCGTAATCATTAACAACAACCCGGAAACAGTCAGCACTGACTTTGATACAGCCGACAAACTTTATTTTGAGCCGTTGACTCTGGAAGACGTGTTAAATGTAATAGAGAAAGAAAAGCCTCTCGGTGTAATTGTCCAGTTTGGCGGGCAGACAGCAATCAACCTTACCGCCGGACTTGTCTCAATGGGTGTTAAAATTCTCGGTACCCCGGTGGAAGGGATTGATACAGCCGAGGACCGCGGCAAATTTGAAAAATTGTTAACGGAACTTGGTGTGCCGCAGTCGGAGGGAAAATCGGCAACAACAGTTGAAGCAGCCCGGGACATAGCCGAGAAGTTAGGCTACCCTGTCCTGGTAAGGCCATCTTACGTACTTGGCGGGCGCGCGATGGAAATTGTCAATAATACAACCGAGTTGTTGAAGTATATGGCTACTGCCGTTCAAGTTTCTCCCAGACATCCGGTGCTGGTTGATAAATATATTCTTGGAAAAGAAGTGGAAGTGGACGCTATCGGCGACGGGCGGGAACTTTTTATCCCGGGGATCATGGAACACATTGAGAGAGCCGGAGTACATTCGGGTGACAGTATTGCCGTTTATCCGCCCCAGACCTTAAGCCGCCAGGTGGTGGAAAAGATTGTTGAATATACTTTGAAGATCGGCCGGGCCCTGCAAATCTGCGGACTGATTAATATTCAGTATGTTGTAGATGACAGCGGGGTCTACGTCCTGGAAGTAAACCCGCGTGCATCACGCACTGTCCCAGTATTGAGCAAGGTTACCGGGGTTCCGATGGTTCAAGCGGCAACGAGAACAATGCTGGGCAGAAGTCTGGCGGATTTGGGTTACCATCCCGGACTGGGACCCGAGCATGGTTTTATCGCTGTGAAAGCGCCGGTATTCTCCTTTGAAAAGCTCAGCCAGGTTGAGATCTCGCTGGGACCTGAAATGAAGTCAACCGGTGAAGTAATGGGGGTTGACCGCACATTTTCTCATGCCCTGTATAAAGCGATGCAGTCAGCCGGTTTGCGGGTGGCGTTTAGCGGAGACGTGCTTTTTTCCGTAGCGGACCGGGATAAAGAGGAAGCTATACCTCTGGCGCGTGAATACGCTATCCTCGGGTTCCGGCTTCAGGCTACCACCGGTACGGCGGAATTCCTGAAAAAAGCTGGGCTGGCGGTGCATGAAGTAAAAGAAACGGTTACCTTAGTTCGTTCCGGGAATATAGCTCTGTTGATTAATACCCCCACCCGGGGGAAAAACCGCGAGCGGCCGGGCTTTTTGCTAAGGAGAACCGCTGCTGAATATAAAGTGCCTTGTCTAACTTCACTTGACACCGCGCGTGCGTTATCTGTAGTACTGCACTATCTAAAGCAGGGCGGAGGGCCGGAGCCGTTAAGCATGGCCGAATTCGGGGCGTAA
- a CDS encoding acetylornithine transaminase: MNTKEIIELGDKYLMRNVGRLQLAPVKGEGALMWDADRKEYLDFVSGIAVNNLGHCHPEVVDAISQQAKKLIHCSNLYYIEPQALLAKLLAENSAMDKAFFCNSGAEANEAAIKLARKYAKIKHGTEKVEIVTALNSFHGRTLAAITATGQPKYQKGFEPLPGGFKYVPFNDLDTLEQAVGPATCAVMLEPVQGEGGVNVASRYYLEGVKMLCQEHGALLIFDEVQTGLGRTGRFLAYQHYGVEPDIITLAKALGGGFPIGAMLATDEVAAAFQPGDHASTFGGNPLACAAALAAMDLLLTGGVVENAAAVGAYMYDKLVELAGKYDYVKEVRGLGLLLGIELKIEGKDIVNGCREKGLLINCVNNNVLRFIPPLTITKQDVDHAVGILEGVMGNCSV; this comes from the coding sequence ATGAACACAAAAGAAATAATCGAGTTGGGCGATAAATACCTAATGCGCAATGTGGGACGCCTCCAGTTGGCCCCGGTGAAAGGCGAGGGCGCCTTGATGTGGGACGCCGACAGAAAGGAATACCTGGACTTTGTAAGTGGCATTGCTGTCAACAATCTGGGTCACTGTCACCCGGAAGTAGTGGATGCTATTAGCCAGCAGGCTAAAAAGCTCATTCACTGCTCCAACCTGTATTACATTGAGCCCCAGGCGCTTTTGGCAAAGCTGTTAGCGGAGAATTCAGCCATGGATAAGGCTTTTTTTTGCAACAGCGGTGCGGAGGCCAACGAAGCGGCGATTAAATTGGCCCGTAAATACGCCAAGATCAAGCATGGAACGGAAAAGGTGGAAATTGTCACCGCCTTGAATTCCTTCCACGGCCGGACCCTGGCGGCTATTACCGCGACGGGGCAACCTAAATATCAAAAAGGGTTTGAGCCACTACCTGGCGGGTTCAAATACGTTCCATTTAATGATTTAGATACTTTGGAGCAGGCTGTCGGCCCGGCCACTTGCGCTGTGATGCTTGAACCGGTTCAGGGGGAAGGCGGTGTCAATGTGGCGTCGCGTTACTACTTGGAAGGAGTGAAAATGCTCTGCCAAGAACATGGCGCGTTGCTGATTTTCGACGAAGTGCAGACCGGTTTGGGGCGAACCGGACGTTTTTTGGCTTATCAGCACTACGGTGTGGAGCCTGATATCATTACCCTGGCTAAAGCGCTGGGCGGGGGTTTTCCTATCGGCGCCATGCTGGCGACAGACGAAGTCGCCGCGGCTTTCCAGCCGGGGGATCATGCCTCCACTTTTGGCGGCAACCCGCTGGCCTGTGCTGCCGCGCTGGCTGCCATGGATTTGCTGCTTACTGGTGGCGTGGTGGAAAATGCAGCCGCCGTGGGCGCCTATATGTATGATAAGCTGGTGGAGTTGGCCGGAAAATATGATTATGTAAAAGAAGTTCGCGGGCTCGGCCTTTTGCTGGGAATTGAGTTAAAAATAGAAGGCAAGGATATCGTTAACGGTTGCCGTGAGAAAGGACTTTTAATCAATTGTGTCAATAATAATGTACTTCGTTTTATCCCACCGCTGACAATAACAAAGCAGGATGTAGACCATGCTGTGGGGATACTGGAGGGAGTTATGGGTAATTGCTCAGTATGA
- the argC gene encoding N-acetyl-gamma-glutamyl-phosphate reductase translates to MKYKVFVDGQEGTTGLKINERLSGRADIDILKIDPERRKDPEERRAFLNNADIAFLCLPDDASRESAALVTNNRTKIIDASTAHRTDPNWTYGIPELSKNQRALIKDSHRVAVPGCHATGFNMALYPLIQEGIVPKDYPVTCQSVTGYSGGGKKLIEKYEGTGADKKNLESPQFYALSLKHKHLPEMQKVNGLVFPPLFTPIVGDFYQGMVVAVPLLARLLSKKISAEDVQNILASYYASERFVRVMPYGSESYLDNGFLDATGCNNTNRIEIFVFGDSEQILLLSRLDNLGKGASGAAVQNMNIMLGLDEGIGLE, encoded by the coding sequence TTGAAATATAAGGTATTTGTTGATGGCCAGGAAGGTACTACCGGCTTAAAGATAAATGAACGTTTGTCAGGACGAGCGGATATAGATATTCTCAAGATTGATCCTGAAAGACGAAAAGACCCCGAGGAACGCCGTGCGTTTTTAAATAACGCGGATATCGCTTTCTTATGTCTGCCTGATGACGCGTCCAGGGAATCTGCGGCGCTTGTTACCAATAACAGGACTAAAATTATCGACGCCAGTACTGCCCATAGGACTGATCCCAACTGGACATACGGTATACCGGAATTAAGCAAAAATCAGCGGGCGCTGATCAAGGATTCGCATAGAGTAGCCGTTCCAGGTTGCCATGCCACGGGGTTCAATATGGCTCTTTATCCGCTTATCCAGGAGGGGATAGTACCGAAAGATTACCCGGTAACCTGTCAGTCTGTAACTGGTTATAGCGGAGGCGGAAAAAAATTAATAGAGAAATACGAAGGAACTGGCGCGGATAAAAAGAACCTAGAAAGTCCTCAGTTTTACGCATTAAGTTTGAAACATAAACATTTACCTGAGATGCAAAAAGTAAATGGGCTTGTATTTCCACCTCTGTTCACCCCAATTGTTGGCGATTTTTATCAAGGGATGGTTGTCGCGGTTCCTTTGTTAGCGAGATTGTTGAGCAAGAAAATTTCAGCCGAAGATGTGCAAAATATTTTGGCTTCATATTACGCATCCGAACGTTTTGTGCGCGTTATGCCGTATGGATCGGAGAGTTACCTCGATAACGGGTTTTTAGACGCTACCGGGTGTAATAACACCAACCGGATTGAAATATTTGTTTTTGGAGATAGTGAGCAGATATTGCTTTTATCACGCCTTGACAATCTTGGCAAGGGAGCTTCGGGAGCGGCGGTACAGAATATGAATATCATGCTTGGTTTAGATGAAGGGATAGGTTTAGAGTAA
- the argB gene encoding acetylglutamate kinase, with product MSTAIEKAAILVEALPYIKKFYGKTVVIKYGGHAMINNELKEAVLTDVVLMKYVGIQPVIVHGGGPEITGMLKRVGKESRFVDGLRVTDEETMEIVEMVLAGKINKDIVAQINRIGGRAVGLSGKDANLFQAVKKLHKIRTPEGREEMADIGFVGDISRVNPEIVATAIAEGYIPVVAPVAVGAAGESYNVNADYAAGRLAVALNADKLIILTDVEGIMADRSDPHSLISVLRVDEVPNLIKQGKIDGGMIPKVECCLDALAGGVKSTHILDGRVQHSILLEVFTDKGIGTMVEN from the coding sequence ATGTCTACAGCCATTGAAAAAGCGGCTATTTTAGTGGAGGCTTTGCCATATATAAAGAAATTTTACGGCAAGACTGTTGTGATAAAATACGGCGGCCACGCTATGATTAACAATGAACTTAAAGAAGCCGTGCTTACCGATGTGGTGCTGATGAAATATGTTGGGATACAGCCGGTGATTGTTCACGGGGGCGGCCCGGAAATAACCGGAATGCTGAAACGGGTAGGCAAAGAGTCAAGATTTGTAGACGGTTTACGGGTTACAGACGAGGAAACCATGGAAATTGTCGAAATGGTTCTGGCAGGTAAGATTAACAAGGATATTGTAGCCCAGATCAACCGCATCGGCGGGCGGGCGGTTGGTTTGTCAGGCAAAGACGCGAACCTGTTCCAAGCGGTTAAAAAACTGCATAAGATACGGACGCCGGAAGGCAGGGAAGAAATGGCGGACATCGGGTTTGTAGGCGATATCAGCAGGGTTAATCCTGAGATAGTGGCCACGGCCATTGCCGAAGGGTACATCCCGGTTGTGGCTCCGGTGGCTGTCGGCGCTGCGGGAGAGAGCTATAACGTTAACGCCGACTATGCCGCAGGACGACTGGCGGTGGCTCTCAACGCGGATAAGCTGATAATTCTTACCGACGTGGAAGGAATCATGGCCGACCGGAGCGACCCGCATTCTCTTATTTCAGTCCTGAGGGTAGATGAGGTACCCAACCTAATTAAGCAGGGAAAAATCGACGGAGGGATGATCCCGAAAGTAGAATGCTGTCTGGACGCCTTGGCCGGTGGAGTTAAATCTACACACATTCTTGACGGCAGGGTTCAACATTCCATTCTATTAGAGGTTTTTACGGATAAGGGAATCGGGACAATGGTGGAAAATTGA